The nucleotide sequence CGATTGCAACCATCAGGCTCAATTTGAACGGAGCAAGCTTTACCGAATTCTGGATGCGAATTTGGATCGCGCCCGTGAAGGTTTGCGGGTCATTGAAGAGTGGTGCCGGTTTGGCCTGGATGATATTCAGTTGAGCAAAGAGTGTAAGGATTTACGGCAGGAGATTGGGCAATGGCACTCTGCTGAAATTCGTGCTGCCAGGGATACTCCTGGTGATGCTGGGACGGAACTGAGTCATACTCAGGAGCTACAGCGATTGAGTGTTCAACAAGTTCTGGCAGCAAACTTTTGTCGGACGCAGGAAGCATTGCGGGTCCTAGAAGAATATGGAAAAATCCATAGCTCAGACATGGGAGTAGCTTTTAAGCAAATGCGTTACCGGGTTTACACTCTGGAAAGCACTTTGATACCTTATCAGCGCCAGCATTTGCTAAAAAGCTCACGGCTCTATCTGGTTACTTCTCCAACAGATAACTTAGTTGCTATTGTTGAAGCTGCTCTCCGGGGAGGGCTGACGCTGGTTCAGTACCGGGACAAGGATGCAAATGACCGGGTCAGGTTAGAGAATGCTTCTAAGCTTTGCCAGTTATGTCATGACTACGGGGCGTTATTTATTGTCAACGATCGCGTTGATTTAGCCCTCACTGTTGGTGCCGATGGTGTCCATCTGGGTCAAGAGGATCTTCCGATTGCTCTCGCACGGCAACTACTTGGCTCTCAGTATTTAATCGGGTGCTCCACCCATTGTCCTGAAGACCTGCATTGTGCCATCCAGGAAGGGGCAGATTACATTGGTGTAGGTCCTATTTATGAAACTCCGACCAAAGAGGGTAGACGTGCTGTCGGACTGGACTATGCCCGATATGCGGCTGAACATGCCACAGTTCCCTGGTTTGCGATTGGTGGCATTGATTCCAAAAACTTGCCGGATGTGTTGAATGCCAAAGCCAGACGAATTGCCGTCGTTCGTGCCATTATGCAGGCTGAAGATCCGACATTAATGACCCAGCATTTTCTATCTAAATTGGCTTAAAGCCTATCCGCAAAGCCGAAGAGTTATGCGCAACACGCCGTGCCTTTCCGAGGATCTCATCATCCTGCGAGTGGATGCAGGCGTTGCCTTGCCTGAAATCTTGCAGGTCTGTGAGCATTCTGGGGTCGGCTATGTCATTGACTTTGCTCGCAATGCGGTGACTGAGCGCAAAATGAGTGACTTCCTGGAACGGGCACGCTTACAATTCTTCAAGACCAAAAGGATGCAGATGCTTCTGGAGCGTGGAATGCAATAAGATTGTCGTTACTCATGGGGTATCCTCGCCTGGTCTTTTTGCTTATCCAGCAGAATATGCCCTTTTTTCTCCCTGGTTCGTACACCACTTTTGAGCATAGCTCATGCCAGAAAAGGTGATAGGAGAAGCGAACGATGGCAGTAATGTCACTTGTTGTGCTATGTTGATAAAGCTAAATATTATCGGCTCAGTAGCTCAGTGGTTAGAGCAGGGGACTCATAAGCCCAAGGTCGCAGGTTCAAATCCCGCCTGAGCCATATTTGTTATAAGGTAATTGCTCAACTGGGGGTTGACAAGGCGAGAAAGAACACTAGAGTTAAAGGCATGAAAGAGCTTCCAGACCTCAAGCAACTCACAGACTCTGATAAGGACAGGCTGATCCAGACACTGTGGGATGAGCTGCAAAAGTTGCAACAAAAGAAGCCGAAAAAGACATCCAAGAATTCCAGTTTACCCCCTGCTCAAGGATTCAAAGCAGCAGTTAGCGAGCCTTCTGGCTCCCAAGAGATAAATCGAAGTGCGAGTGTGGGACGCTGTGGTGGTGGGCGTAAGCTGACTCCGAATCCCGACCAAATTATCCGCGCCGAAGTGAACAGGTGCAAAACTTGTGGTGTGAGTCTGTCTGGAACCCTTCAGCAATTGCTGCAACGCTATGAAAAAGTGGAGATTCCACCGATTCACCCGGTTGTGACTCAAGTGGAACGGTATGGTTGCACCTGTCCGGGTTGTGGAGAAGTTCAATTGGCTCCAGTTCCGGTGGGACTAGAACCCGGCAGTCCCTTCGGCGATGGGGTGGCGGCCTTAGTCACGACGTTGCGCTACGGTCATGCAATCAGCTATGCGCGGCTGAGTCAACTGATGTCGGAGGTGTTCAATTTAGCGATTTCCGAAGGTGCTTTGGCAAGTCTTTTTCAACGAGTCAAAACGCAATTAGACCCATCGATTGCGGCGATTGTGCAGCGCTTACGCAGTTCCCGACTGGTCGGCAGCGATGAAACCAGTGCGCGGCTGAGAGGCAAGACGGTATGGGAATGGGTGTTTCAAAATGCTCAAGTCTGCTTGCATGTGATTCGCCCGTCCCGTGGGGCAGAGGTGATTGAGCACGTGATGGCAGGGCATCGTCCTGAGATTTGGGTGTCGGATTTGTTCAGCGCTCAAAAGAAACATCCTGCGTCAGATTGGCAAGTCTGCTTAGCCCATCAGTTGCGCGATTGTCAGTATGGCATTGATGCCGGGGATACGATCTTTTCGCCTCGGATGAAGCGGTTAGTCTTACGCGCTTGTGCTTGGCATCGACGCTGGGAGCAATTGTCTGCTTCGACGCAATATCAATATCGCTGCCGGATCAACCGAGAATTAGACCAAGCACTCGCCCTGTGTCCGACTCAAGCCGATGGCATTCGGCTGGGTCGTGTTCTAGACTTGTTGTTTTAGGTTAGATAGCAAAACCAAACTCATAACGGTTAATAAATAGCCCAATCACAATGTCATGCATCAGAATGGACTTAGAAAAGCAAATAGTTTTGCGAGCTAATCGCTTCAAGCGCGTGCGTAAAGTCAAATGCTTACGCTCAATCTTCTGCGTGTTCTGTTTGCCAACGGTATGAAGACTTGGGTCAAGCTGCCGCTCATAGGTTCCCCAACCATCTGTGTAAAACTGCATAATTCCAAACGGTTCTAATAACGCTTTGAGTTGGAGGAATGCTTCATCTTGATGCGTCGCCAACACATAAGCTAATATTTTTCCACTGTGATGGTCAATTGCATGCCATAACCAACGTTGCTGGGCTTTAGACTGGACAAAACTCCACATTTCATCGGCTTCTGCCTCTGTATCTTCCCACTGGCAAAGCTTTACGATGCTTTGAGCGGGTTCCAACTCAGCCAGTTTGAGTTCATTCACGGCTTTGAGTTGACGATCTTTTTTTTAATTCCTCAATCACCGTCGTTGGACTAATGTGAAGGACACGGGCAGTGTCTCGAATCCCACTCCCATTCATTGCCATATCGCTGATTTGTTGCTTGACTTCAGGCAGATACCCTTGATAGGTGTATTGCAAAATAAAGGTGCGCCGATGGCATCCTGAGTTTTGACAAAAGTAGCGCTGTTTGCCGTCTGGTGTTGTGCCGTGTTTGATCACCTCAATCCCATCACACACAGGGCAGTGAATTGGTTCTAATACCATAACTTGAGTTCCCGCAACTACTGACTTCTCCATCTAACCAGTTCTTCGTAAGGAAAACAACAAACCTAGAACATTACCCAACGCCTGATGTAACCGCTGATGATTGTAAAACTCGAAGTAGTTCCCCAATCCCTCCATCGCAACCGCGACCGTTGAATAATCTTTGAGATACACCTCCTCATATTTGACACTGCGCCAAAGCCGTTCGATAAAGATGTTGTCGAACGCTCGTCCTTTGCCATCGTGAGAGATCCGAATATCCCTGCTTTCCAGGTAGCTCGTGAACGGATGGCTTGTGAACTGGCTGCCCTGGTCGGAGTTGAAGATCACAGGCTGTCCGAGTTGTAAGGCTTGTTCCAGTGCCACCAGGCAGAAGTGGATATCCATTGTGTTAGACAACTGCCACGAGAGAACATAGCGACTGTACCAATCAATGATCGCAACGAGATACACAAAGCCCCTGGCAAGCCGAATATAGGTAATGTCAGTACTCCAAACTAAATTCGGCGCATCAATCGTCAATCCTTTGAGCAGATAGGGATAACGTCGTGCATTATCCGCAGGAATCGTCGTGCGGGGACGAGGATAAATCGCTTCGATGCCCATTTGCCGCATCATTCGTGCTACCCGCTTATGATTGACTACTTCGCCCTGCGTTCTCAGCCACGCTGTCATGCGGCGAATGCCATAAAACGGCGTTTTGGTGTACTGAGCATCAATCAGATTCATCAGATGCAACTCGTAAGCGTCTACGGCAACGGGCTTGTAGTACCAACTGGAGCGGGCTAAATCGAGCAATTCGCATTGACGTGCCACACTAATGTCGGAATGATTTGGCTCCACCAGTTGGCGTTTATGATCGAGCGACAATGCCAGATTTTTTTTTCAACCAGTCCAACTCGACTTTGAGTTGCCCAATCTGCTGATACAGGCTTGCCGTTAAGTCCTCCTGTTCCTTCTGGCTTTGGGCACGCCGGGATGAGAAGATGCCGGGCAGTTCGTCAAGGACTTGTTTCTTCCACTGGTGGATCTGCGTCGGATGTACCCCGTGTTCGGTTGCCAGTTCGTTCACCGTTTTCAGTCCTTTGATCGCTTCGATAGCGACCTTGGCTTTGAATTCTGCACTGTGTTGTTTGCGCTGCATACCTTGATTGTCTCCGTAGTTCGACTGGTTCTGCGGGCAGCGACTCTATCTTATTCCTCTGTCTAGTTTTCGGGGTACATCATAGCCATTTCGGAAGTCTTACCTTTTGTAAATCATCGAATGTACCTAATGCAGGTTGCCGAAAATAACCCGCCAGTTTCAGGTTGAACCACAAAGACACAAAGCGCACTAAAAGCCTATCCGAAAAGCCCCAATGGACAAAGCTCAAACCTAGACTGAGGAAGTTTTCGGATAGGTTTTAAGAAACGTTGTTTCCCTTCGTGCCCTTGTGGTGAAAAACTTCTGCCGCAATGCACTAATCATCCCTAGAATGCCGGTACAGAAATCGGATTTCTTCTACCGGATGCCCAGGTTTCGTTGAATTTCTCACCAGAAATCCGATTTCTTGGAATTCTGAACTGATGCTCTAGTGGCTCAAGTTAGGAATGAACCTTAGAGGCTTACCAGAAAACCTTGAAGATGCTGTGAGCATCCGTAGTTCCCTCATCGTTTTTACAAGTGAGTGCCCCATTTGTGAATCTGCATTAAATTTTTCACTGAATCTTCCCGATGCGATCCAATTCCAGGGTTCTTCCCTCTCGGTATACCTTGTCAGGGTATAGTTTTTACTTGTTTAAAGGACTGAAAACGCAAGGTTAACAGTGAATCTAACTCAGGTTTATACGTCGTATGACACTGGTTGAGACAAGCAGTAATCGCCTCCTTAAATGCAGAGAAGTCAGCATAATAAATCGAATATAAGCATTGCTTCTTGACAAACTTCCACAAGCGCTCAATCAAGTTGAGATTGGGAGAATAGACCGTTAGATACAACAACTCAATGTTCAATGATTGAGCCAACTCCATCACAACCGCACACTTCTGATACCGAGCGTTATCCAACACAAGCGTAATCGGAATGTCTAATCCCAGAGCTGCCAGTTTGTGCAGTAATTCACAGACACTTTGAGCGTTGATATAAGTCTCATTGGTGACGGTGATTAACGCATGAGTCACGGCGTTGAGGGCCCCTAAGACATTGAACCGTTGCCTTCCTGCCCCCGACTTGATAAACAAGCGTTCAAAGCACCACAAAAACCCTAAGTAGGCCCCCAGAACAAAATGGGCAGCATCGACAAAGAAGACGGCTCTCTGACCTGCTTTTGCCTCTTGCAGTCGTGGGTCTAGTTTTTTTGACGAACTCCTCCTGCGCTTCTACATCAGCTTTGGCGGGCAACATCCCCACTCGCCGACAACGCATCCCCATCGATTTGAGAAACACCCTCACTTGCTCCCGACTACGGACAATACCAGTCAGTTCTTCGATCTTGGCGCAAGCCTGCGCTAGGGTCTTTGGAGGATTTGCCCGGAAGTATGCTTCCAAAGTCTGTTGATGTTGTTTCAGTTCACTCTGGGGTCGATAAAAGGTCAATTCTTTGAGATTGCCGATCCCCCCAGTTTCATAATCTCGCAGATAGCTCAACAACGTTGGTTTTGTCACCCGAAGCAACCGGGTAATTTCCTGATGCGAGTATCCTTGACTTTTGAGATACAACGCTTCCATTTTTTGTTGCACACGCGGATGTGGATGGTGAAAGCGTTCGTAATGTAGTTGCTCAATCTCTTCGGCACTAAAGCTCAGTTGGATCATTGGGAGGCACCGTGCTCAACACTCAACGGTCTACCTCATTTCTACTTTATCTAGAGGGTAAAATCTATACCCCGGCAAAGTATAAATCCACAGAAGAGAAAAAATTTGTTCTTTTTTTCTCCGTGTTTCCAGGATGGTTGTGTCATCTCTCTCAAGAAATAATCCGAATGTAATCAATAAAACTGCTTCCCAATGCACTCTGCGATCGCCCAGGGTGCAATGTGGCTGAATCCTCAACCGGACGCACCAACCAATGGGTCTGGTTGCTAGATCAGGCTTTTTCGAGGCAATTGATGGATTGCAGTGCCAGCCCAGCCTGGGTTTGACACTGGTTTGGAATGGAAAGTTGCAGCGCTTTCCGGGATTGCTCATGTCGTTTTTTGGTAGACCCAGCAATGAACTTTACGCCTTCTCCCCTCTCAAACCCTGCTCAACCCCTTTCTCCTTCGCCCGATTCATCGTTTTACGCTTCAGCGGCTCTGGAAAAGGCCCCCCTCCTTTCCGCTCCAGTTACATCGCGCTCCTCACTCCTCTTCATTGACTCCACGGTTGAAGACTATCAAAGCCTGATGGCGGGGGTAAATGCAGGCACTGAAGTTTACCTGCTTGATTCAACCCAGGATGCGATCGCCCAGATCACCAATACCTTAATGGGACGGGAAGGTATACCTTGTCAGGGTATAGTTTTTACTTGTTTAAAGGACTGAAAACGCAAGGTTAACAGTGAATCTAACTCAGGTTTATACGTCGTATGACACTGGTTGAGACAAGCAGTAATCGCCTCCTTAAATGCAGAGAAGTCAGCATAATAAATCGAATATAAGCATTGCTTCTTGACAAACTTCCACAAGCGCTCAATCAAGTTGAGATTGGGAGAATAGACCGTTAGATACAACAACTCAATGTTCAATGATTGAGCCAACTCCATCACAATCGCACACTTCTGATACCGAGCGTTATCCAACACAAGCGTAATCGGAATGTCTAATCCCAGAGCTGCCAGTTTGTGCAGTAATTCACAGACACTTTGAGCGTTGATATAAGTCTCATTGGTGACGGTGATTAACGCATGAGTCACGGCGTTGAGGGCCCCTAAGACATTGAACCGTTGCCTTCCTGCCCCCGACTTGATAAACAAGCGTTCAAAGCACCACAAAAACCCTAAGTAGGCCCCCAGAACAAAATGGGCAGCATCGACAAAGAAGACGGCTCTCTGACCTGCTTTTGCCTCTTGCAGTCGTGGGTCTAGTTTTTTTGACGAACTCCTCCTGCGCTTCTACATCAGCTTTGGCGGGCAACATCCCCACTCGCCGACAACGCATCCCCATCGATTTGAGAAACACCCTCACTTGCTCCCGACTACGGACAATACCAGTCAGTTCTTCGATCTTGGCGCAAGCCTGCGCTAGGGTCTTTGGAGGATTTGCCCGGAAGTATGCTTCCAAAGTCTGTTGATGTTGTTTCAGTTCACTCTGGGGTCGATAAAAGGTCAATTCTTTGAGATTGCCGATCCCCCCAGTTTCATAATCTCGCAGATAGCTCAACAACGTTGGTTTTGTCACCCGAAGCAACCGGGTAATTTCCTGATGCGAGTATCCTTGACTTTTGAGATACAACGCTTCCATTTTTTGTTGCACACGCGGATGTGGATGGTGAAAGCGTTCGTAATGTAGTTGCTCAATCTCTTCGGCACTAAAGCTCAGTTGGATCATTGGGAGGCACCGTGCTCAACACTCAACGGTCTACCTCATTTCTACTTTATCTAGAGGGTAAAATCTATACCCCGGCAAAGTATATTTCCAGCATCCACATTGTTTCCCACGGAGAAGCGGGCGGCATTCGCCTGGGCAGCGACTGGCTGAACCTCAACAGCCTGCAAACCTACGCCAGCCAGCTCCAGTCCTGGGGTACTGCCCTGACGGAGGATGCGGATATTTTGCTCTATGGCTGTAATGTGGCAGAAGGCGAACTGGGTCAGGCTTTTGTGCAAATCATGAGCCAGTTGACCGGGGCAGATATTGCCGCCTCCAGTAACCTGACTGGGAGTGCTGCTCTGGGAGGAGACTGGGTACTGGAAGTGAATACAGGCAACATCGAGGCATTATTACCGTTTGCATCCAGTGTCCTGGTCAATTACGGGTCAATTTTACCTGTTGGACCCGACGGCTTTGGCTACATCGCAGCATCTACTCAGCTTCAGTTAATTGACCTGGTGCCAGGCGCTCCCGATGTATTTAATACGGGTCTGGTAGGAGATGACCCCCCGGTCTTCCAATTGATCTGGGAAGCAATACCTTCCGCTTCTATGGGCAGAGCTACACCGGAAACAATCAACTGTTTGTCAGTGCCAATGGACTGATTACCTTTGGTAGCGGTAACTCTGCTTTTTCAAATACTGATTTCACTTCTAGCCCTACTCAGGCGGCGATCGCCCCTGTCTGGGATGACTGGAGAGCAGATAACGGCGGCAGCGTTCTTTATCAGTTCCGGGATTTAAACGGCGATGGCACTAACGACGAATTGATTATTGAATGGAGCACTGTTCCTCACTTCAGTAACGTGCCAGCCGGCAATGCAACCTTCCAGGCAATCCTTGAACTGAATACTGGGTCAGCCAATGGCAATATTATCTTCAACTACCCCCTTCATCAACACTCCAGTTGATGAAGGGGGTAGTGCCACTGTGGCCATCAAAGCCGCTGACGCCCAGGGTAATAACCGGTTGCTGGTGGCTCTGAATACAACCGCTTCTCCCTATGTCGGTACGGGTAGAGCCGTTCTGATTACAAACCGGGTGCCTATTATTGACCTTGATGGCGATCAATCTCAAGCTACCAGTGGCATCGGCTACGCCACCGTATTTAACGAAGGTGGTGGTGCTGTTTCCATCGTGGA is from Leptothermofonsia sichuanensis E412 and encodes:
- a CDS encoding IS1 family transposase (programmed frameshift) encodes the protein MVLEPIHCPVCDGIEVIKHGTTPDGKQRYFCQNSGCHRRTFILQYTYQGYLPEVKQQISDMAMNGSGIRDTARVLHISPTTVIEELKKDRQLKAVNELKLAELEPAQSIVKLCQWEDTEAEADEMWSFVQSKAQQRWLWHAIDHHSGKILAYVLATHQDEAFLQLKALLEPFGIMQFYTDGWGTYERQLDPSLHTVGKQNTQKIERKHLTLRTRLKRLARKTICFSKSILMHDIVIGLFINRYEFGFAI
- a CDS encoding DUF4347 domain-containing protein, whose amino-acid sequence is MNFTPSPLSNPAQPLSPSPDSSFYASAALEKAPLLSAPVTSRSSLLFIDSTVEDYQSLMAGVNAGTEVYLLDSTQDAIAQITNTLMGREGIPCQGIVFTCLKD
- a CDS encoding IS66 family transposase, translating into MKELPDLKQLTDSDKDRLIQTLWDELQKLQQKKPKKTSKNSSLPPAQGFKAAVSEPSGSQEINRSASVGRCGGGRKLTPNPDQIIRAEVNRCKTCGVSLSGTLQQLLQRYEKVEIPPIHPVVTQVERYGCTCPGCGEVQLAPVPVGLEPGSPFGDGVAALVTTLRYGHAISYARLSQLMSEVFNLAISEGALASLFQRVKTQLDPSIAAIVQRLRSSRLVGSDETSARLRGKTVWEWVFQNAQVCLHVIRPSRGAEVIEHVMAGHRPEIWVSDLFSAQKKHPASDWQVCLAHQLRDCQYGIDAGDTIFSPRMKRLVLRACAWHRRWEQLSASTQYQYRCRINRELDQALALCPTQADGIRLGRVLDLLF
- a CDS encoding IS3 family transposase (programmed frameshift), which translates into the protein MQRKQHSAEFKAKVAIEAIKGLKTVNELATEHGVHPTQIHQWKKQVLDELPGIFSSRRAQSQKEQEDLTASLYQQIGQLKVELDWLKKKLALSLDHKRQLVEPNHSDISVARQCELLDLARSSWYYKPVAVDAYELHLMNLIDAQYTKTPFYGIRRMTAWLRTQGEVVNHKRVARMMRQMGIEAIYPRPRTTIPADNARRYPYLLKGLTIDAPNLVWSTDITYIRLARGFVYLVAIIDWYSRYVLSWQLSNTMDIHFCLVALEQALQLGQPVIFNSDQGSQFTSHPFTSYLESRDIRISHDGKGRAFDNIFIERLWRSVKYEEVYLKDYSTVAVAMEGLGNYFEFYNHQRLHQALGNVLGLLFSLRRTG
- a CDS encoding DUF4347 domain-containing protein, producing MLNTQRSTSFLLYLEGKIYTPAKYISSIHIVSHGEAGGIRLGSDWLNLNSLQTYASQLQSWGTALTEDADILLYGCNVAEGELGQAFVQIMSQLTGADIAASSNLTGSAALGGDWVLEVNTGNIEALLPFASSVLVNYGSILPVGPDGFGYIAASTQLQLIDLVPGAPDVFNTGLVGDDPPVFQLIWEAIPSASMGRATPETINCLSVPMD
- a CDS encoding transposase, producing MRNTPCLSEDLIILRVDAGVALPEILQVCEHSGVGYVIDFARNAVTERKMSDFLERARLQFFKTKRMQMLLERGMQ
- a CDS encoding thiamine phosphate synthase, which translates into the protein MGDCNHQAQFERSKLYRILDANLDRAREGLRVIEEWCRFGLDDIQLSKECKDLRQEIGQWHSAEIRAARDTPGDAGTELSHTQELQRLSVQQVLAANFCRTQEALRVLEEYGKIHSSDMGVAFKQMRYRVYTLESTLIPYQRQHLLKSSRLYLVTSPTDNLVAIVEAALRGGLTLVQYRDKDANDRVRLENASKLCQLCHDYGALFIVNDRVDLALTVGADGVHLGQEDLPIALARQLLGSQYLIGCSTHCPEDLHCAIQEGADYIGVGPIYETPTKEGRRAVGLDYARYAAEHATVPWFAIGGIDSKNLPDVLNAKARRIAVVRAIMQAEDPTLMTQHFLSKLA